The sequence AGCGGCGGGGATTTGCCAGGGGCATAGCTCGCTTCGCTCGGTTAAAATCCCCGCCCTACATTTAGGAGAGGGCCGGGGTGAGTGTAATCCAGGATAAAAAAGGCCCCCGCGGGGGCCTTTGGCGCGCTTGAAAAAGCGTCAGCGGTTACTTTCGTCTTGGTGCTTGAGAATCGTCCTCAGCTCGCGCTCGCCCTCCGCCTTCAAAAGCGACTCGCGAATCTCGGGTCGGTGGAGGAGCTTGGCGATGCGCGAAATGGTGTGGAGGTGCAGGTGGGGGTCCTCCGCCGGGCTTATCAACAGGAACAGCAGGTTGACCTTTTCCTTCCCGTTCTTGCCGAATTTTATCCCGTTCTTGCTCCGGCCCACGGCGAGAATCGGCCTCTCGGGACCGGCCATCATGATATGGGGAAT is a genomic window of bacterium containing:
- a CDS encoding PTS sugar transporter subunit IIA translates to MEQLIPAGAINLDLTATKSHEALHEMAHLVVGQPGLPSNAEVISAIFNREMEYEAAVGSGAAIPHIMMAGPERPILAVGRSKNGIKFGKNGKEKVNLLFLLISPAEDPHLHLHTISRIAKLLHRPEIRESLLKAEGERELRTILKHQDESNR